In Notolabrus celidotus isolate fNotCel1 chromosome 22, fNotCel1.pri, whole genome shotgun sequence, one genomic interval encodes:
- the LOC117806092 gene encoding claudin-20, whose product MASTGMQIFGFVLALLGIMGAMVATLLPNWKVSADVGSNIITAISQMQGLWMDCTWYSTGMFSCTLKYSVLSLPAYLQTARTTMVLCCVLAAMGLCLASLGLKCTRWGGGRRSKRHAAIASGACFVAAGFLCLVPASWFTNEVITNFLDSSVPESNKFEPGGAVYVAFVSAGFLFVGGSIFCMSCSGKRHGPQDLVLLPPPDKLLLQQQQQQQLLQQQELQHQYCSLSPLDNKTGYSLQDYV is encoded by the coding sequence ATGGCATCCACGGGTATGCAGATATTTGGATTTGTCCTAGCGCTGCTGGGCATCATGGGAGCCATGGTGGCCACTCTGCTGCCCAACTGGAAGGTCAGCGCAGATGTGGGCTCCAACATCATCACAGCGATCTCCCAGATGCAGGGTCTGTGGATGGACTGCACATGGTACAGCACAGGCATGTTTAGTTGCACACTTAAGTATTCAGTGCTGTCACTACCTGCATACTTGCAGACTGCCCGCACCACTATGGTGCTCTGCTGCGTACTGGCTGCCATGGGTCTCTGCCTTGCATCCTTGGGACTAAAGTGCACACGTTGGGGAGGAGGACGGCGCTCCAAGCGGCACGCTGCGATTGCCAGTGGTGCCTGCTTTGTCGCTGCAGGCTTTCTGTGTCTGGTGCCTGCTTCCTGGTTTACCAACGAGGTCATCACCAACTTCCTGGACTCCAGCGTACCCGAGAGCAATAAGTTTGAGCCTGGGGGAGCAGTGTATGTGGCCTTTGTTTCGGCAGGATTCCTCTTTGTTGGGGGGTCCATATTCTGTATGTCCTGCTCAGGGAAGAGGCATGGCCCCCAGGATCTGGTCCTGCTCCCTCCTCCTGACAAATTGctgctccagcagcagcaacagcaacaactgCTTCAGCAGCAGGAGCTCCAGCATCAGTACTGCTCTCTCTCCCCATTAGACAATAAGACGGGCTACAGCCTGCAGGACTATGTGTAA